The Gordonibacter urolithinfaciens genome contains a region encoding:
- a CDS encoding iron-sulfur cluster assembly scaffold protein: MGESRNVYVEPDERAVIRTADVYQTEVEAGTGGYSDTLLAVVANFKNSGAPEGFNAQSMVGKSKRGEVALRLFAVIDPEAETFVRMGFKSRGCLAMTACASTICSMVEDKTFAEALAIRPEDVKAALDGVPSDKLHTTYFATEGVRALVGDFLIRRGASIEELDRAVPCDELSIPCAMCEHCSLRDARVELLFGGEDDGAEEVRA; the protein is encoded by the coding sequence ATGGGAGAGTCGAGGAACGTGTACGTCGAGCCAGACGAGCGCGCCGTCATCCGCACGGCCGACGTGTACCAGACGGAGGTCGAGGCGGGTACGGGCGGCTACTCGGACACGCTTTTGGCCGTGGTGGCGAACTTCAAGAACAGCGGCGCCCCCGAGGGCTTCAACGCGCAGAGCATGGTGGGCAAGTCGAAGCGCGGCGAGGTGGCCCTGCGTCTGTTCGCCGTCATCGATCCGGAGGCGGAGACGTTCGTGCGCATGGGCTTCAAGTCGCGCGGCTGCCTGGCCATGACGGCGTGCGCGAGCACGATCTGCTCGATGGTAGAGGACAAGACGTTCGCGGAAGCGCTGGCCATAAGGCCCGAAGACGTGAAGGCTGCCCTTGACGGCGTGCCGTCGGACAAGCTGCACACGACGTACTTCGCCACGGAAGGCGTGCGCGCCCTCGTGGGCGACTTCCTCATCCGTCGCGGTGCGTCCATCGAGGAGTTGGACCGTGCGGTGCCGTGCGACGAGCTGTCCATCCCCTGTGCCATGTGCGAGCACTGCTCGCTGCGCGACGCGCGGGTGGAGCTGCTGTTCGGCGGCGAGGACGACGGGGCGGAAGAGGTGCGCGCATGA
- a CDS encoding slipin family protein yields MGLFNNRAKAGASGSANARSGEIEFLNSPSTRHVDDNASNVFSAFVFVAVFAVVASIGYMSTGEMSIWVLCSSLVFATIAIFTVHIASQWERDVILRFGAYNRMAGPGLYLTIPFIEHVALKADLRTMLTGFSAEEILTSDLVPVNVDAAIFWMIWDAEKACMEVENYYDAVSMAAQTALRDAIGRNSLSDVTVHRDKLDQELREKIEEKTNSWGVSIMSVEIRDIVIPKDLQDTMAAAAKAEREKDARIVLAEVEKDVAAMLHDATDIYKEDELAFKLRQMHLVNQSLRESGGSLVVPSAYAEGFVEKAPGKAAPENK; encoded by the coding sequence ATGGGATTGTTCAATAACAGAGCGAAAGCCGGCGCCTCGGGCAGCGCGAATGCTCGATCCGGCGAAATCGAATTTCTCAATTCACCGAGCACCAGGCACGTTGACGACAATGCCTCGAATGTTTTCTCGGCCTTCGTCTTTGTCGCCGTATTCGCGGTCGTCGCTTCTATCGGATATATGTCAACAGGGGAAATGAGCATCTGGGTGCTATGCTCGAGTCTCGTTTTTGCAACCATCGCCATCTTCACGGTACATATTGCCTCGCAGTGGGAACGCGACGTCATCCTGCGATTCGGCGCATACAACCGCATGGCAGGCCCCGGTCTATACCTCACCATCCCGTTCATCGAGCACGTTGCCCTGAAGGCAGACTTGCGCACCATGCTGACGGGCTTCAGTGCAGAAGAGATCCTGACCTCCGACCTCGTGCCTGTTAACGTAGATGCCGCCATATTCTGGATGATCTGGGATGCCGAAAAGGCATGCATGGAGGTGGAGAACTATTACGACGCCGTATCCATGGCGGCGCAAACCGCCCTGCGTGATGCAATCGGACGAAACAGCCTCTCCGACGTAACGGTTCATCGCGACAAACTGGACCAGGAATTGCGCGAAAAAATCGAAGAGAAGACAAACTCGTGGGGCGTATCCATCATGTCGGTGGAAATCCGCGACATCGTCATCCCCAAGGACCTCCAAGACACCATGGCCGCAGCAGCAAAAGCGGAGCGCGAGAAGGACGCGCGCATCGTGCTGGCGGAAGTAGAGAAAGACGTGGCCGCCATGCTGCACGATGCCACCGACATCTACAAGGAAGACGAGCTTGCTTTCAAGCTGCGCCAGATGCATCTCGTGAACCAAAGCCTGCGGGAATCGGGTGGCTCCCTCGTAGTGCCGAGCGCCTACGCCGAGGGCTTCGTTGAAAAGGCTCCCGGCAAAGCCGCTCCTGAGAACAAATAA
- a CDS encoding GntR family transcriptional regulator, translating into MDSTYSIQLDLKGDRLQSNDDNPLFRVDETSDLPIWAQLRNRFAYLIRTGFFKPGEQLPSVRSIAAEAKINYNTVTKAYRDLELSGLAVSARGRGMFVQRNISSEESEEDAIDALLENCIRQYRSKGMTYREARERMLSIIDELERKARKAEEEKSEYGIVQ; encoded by the coding sequence ATGGACTCCACCTATTCTATCCAGCTCGATCTAAAAGGTGACAGATTGCAAAGTAACGACGACAACCCGTTGTTTCGCGTGGACGAGACATCCGACCTGCCCATCTGGGCTCAGTTGCGAAACCGCTTCGCCTATCTGATTCGCACGGGATTCTTCAAACCTGGCGAACAGCTCCCAAGCGTGCGCAGCATAGCCGCCGAAGCCAAGATCAACTACAACACCGTGACAAAAGCGTACCGCGATCTCGAGCTTTCAGGGCTGGCTGTATCCGCACGAGGACGCGGCATGTTCGTTCAAAGGAACATCTCGTCGGAAGAATCCGAAGAAGACGCCATCGACGCGCTGCTTGAAAACTGCATCAGGCAATACCGGTCGAAAGGCATGACGTACCGCGAAGCACGCGAGCGCATGCTTTCGATTATCGACGAACTGGAACGCAAGGCCCGAAAAGCGGAAGAGGAGAAGAGCGAATATGGGATTGTTCAATAA
- the nrfD gene encoding NrfD/PsrC family molybdoenzyme membrane anchor subunit, with translation MYGSLVIVYLFLGGAAAGALFVMSAWSFAFRRSENPARLLTAFESLRSRTYTVGFLLLAFAMICLLGDLGNPGRALMVFFLPHPTVITFGAYTLAIEALLAALLLAASLPNSPLTLRGRWLDIVEALCCIGALATMAYTGIFLFQGSIPFWNHWSIIVLFVFSSLSSGVSVVLLIDWFTQGQSLLLRATKPLQICHVACLAVEVVFLTLFVNAAFRNPLADASLSLLMEPEMLAIAGVGVIGMGIALPITLETYSITRKECRAIPVSDFICLLGGLCLRYCLITCGVH, from the coding sequence TTGTACGGATCTTTGGTCATAGTGTATTTGTTCTTGGGCGGCGCAGCTGCAGGCGCGCTTTTCGTCATGTCTGCGTGGAGTTTCGCTTTTCGCCGCTCCGAGAACCCTGCCCGCCTGCTCACAGCATTCGAGTCGTTGCGCAGCCGAACATACACCGTGGGTTTTCTGTTGCTCGCTTTCGCAATGATTTGCCTGCTCGGAGACTTAGGGAACCCCGGGCGCGCTTTGATGGTGTTCTTTCTTCCCCATCCCACTGTCATCACCTTCGGTGCCTATACGCTCGCCATCGAAGCCCTTTTGGCGGCGCTTCTGCTGGCGGCATCGCTGCCGAACAGCCCCCTTACCCTTCGCGGGCGTTGGCTGGATATCGTCGAAGCCCTTTGCTGCATCGGGGCCCTGGCGACGATGGCCTATACGGGAATATTCCTTTTCCAGGGCAGCATCCCCTTTTGGAATCATTGGTCAATCATCGTCCTGTTTGTGTTTTCCTCTCTTTCATCGGGAGTATCCGTCGTGCTGTTAATCGACTGGTTCACGCAAGGTCAGTCCCTTTTGTTGCGCGCGACCAAGCCGCTCCAGATATGCCATGTGGCCTGCCTTGCTGTAGAGGTAGTATTCTTGACCTTATTCGTCAACGCGGCTTTTCGGAACCCCTTGGCAGACGCTTCCCTCAGCCTTTTGATGGAACCCGAGATGCTGGCCATTGCGGGCGTAGGCGTGATTGGCATGGGAATCGCGCTGCCCATTACGCTCGAAACCTACTCGATTACTCGAAAGGAATGCCGTGCCATACCTGTCTCGGACTTCATTTGCTTGCTTGGCGGATTATGCTTGCGTTATTGCCTCATTACATGCGGAGTCCATTGA
- a CDS encoding DmsC/YnfH family molybdoenzyme membrane anchor subunit yields the protein MISEFPLLLFTTLAGLAAGAYAVRAVFPVGEDAKKAWLFPLVCGILLAVGLVGLPLHLGRPERMLIALTQPGAMIAQEAYWSMGLGVILIIDLVVSKVKGSAPRALRIVGAVAALGLTFVMANAYFMSVGIPAWASWQTFPLFILGNLAMGAALLVLFEAKLAEDGTYLTASAVLGVLAVVAIALEAVHFAGVGADMVLLVIGAVAVAAAAVLQFMAKSGKLSPKTAVLSAFACAFVGVALARYGFYAAYAL from the coding sequence ATGATTTCTGAATTCCCATTGCTCCTGTTCACGACTTTGGCCGGCCTGGCCGCCGGTGCCTATGCGGTGAGAGCCGTGTTCCCGGTGGGCGAGGATGCCAAGAAAGCGTGGCTGTTCCCGCTGGTATGCGGTATCCTTTTGGCCGTTGGCTTGGTGGGCCTGCCGCTGCATCTAGGTCGTCCCGAACGCATGCTCATCGCGCTCACGCAGCCCGGCGCCATGATTGCTCAGGAGGCATACTGGTCGATGGGCCTGGGTGTCATCCTGATCATAGATTTGGTGGTTTCCAAGGTAAAGGGCTCTGCGCCGCGTGCGCTGCGCATCGTGGGCGCCGTCGCGGCGCTCGGCCTCACGTTCGTGATGGCCAACGCCTACTTCATGTCGGTCGGCATCCCGGCATGGGCATCGTGGCAGACGTTCCCGCTGTTCATTTTGGGCAACCTGGCCATGGGCGCGGCGCTCCTGGTGCTGTTCGAGGCGAAGCTGGCCGAGGACGGCACGTACCTGACGGCGTCCGCCGTCTTGGGCGTGCTCGCCGTCGTCGCCATCGCGTTGGAAGCCGTGCATTTCGCGGGTGTCGGCGCGGACATGGTACTGCTGGTTATCGGCGCCGTGGCCGTGGCCGCAGCCGCCGTGCTGCAGTTCATGGCGAAGTCGGGCAAGTTGTCGCCGAAGACCGCCGTGCTATCCGCGTTCGCCTGCGCTTTCGTCGGCGTCGCCTTGGCCCGTTACGGCTTCTACGCCGCATACGCTCTGTAA
- a CDS encoding molybdopterin-dependent oxidoreductase, whose product MTDITSSKSRGFTRRSFIAGAAALTAAGALSGCSATAKGLAPHAADSSKAGVEEIFSGACRSQCIQGCYLNVHVRDGQIVRTTAGRIEEEPFYEHICPKGLSHPARVYSAGRLQYPMRRVGERGAGEFERISWDEAIREIADKWKGYREEFGPESIAFFMGSGNTAVLGGGTADGSVMQHLQTVMGACSVLPDRDIAFQSAMSKMFGPGGAFVSPKEWSGANHIVIWGCNPAVSCKRMMHLYLDAKEAGAQLTTIDIQYNTNVAKSDWYVPVHPATDGALVFGILSEVIAQGWQDSEFLRAHTEAPFLVKEDNTFLRMSDLGVPAKEGPVNAMTGKPTVIDPEVVWDEATQSVKPYSEAEMPALEGIPGEVEGFRIRPVWSMILEAISAWTPERASETCGVPVEDIKRLARMYGQEGPVLTGMNQGLNHYFNAIYTYDAIFALMLITGNIGKPSAGVISGGGSFGISNSKGCINQPSSKGEKPAGPGRNINWTALYGIVHDQELLGKPFPLKSLYCSCTNIVSNQTEQNETIKSLQEIEFLVVQEMTMSDTALYADILLPACHWFECEDVRVRSYNMPYLLYNDKAIEPLYESKPDFDIYKMIGTAMGFGDFFDFTEKDYISLWLDSPVAKKEGVTYESLRETKIARNHQLKDNPLLGGKFFYQNGRAKLWTEKVVPEYNLGQEVDESKEHLLLYWEPAREANLEAPIREKYPYSVLGEHMRTRNHTQWWDVGYMKEYERQPVARFNPHDAKELGIAEGDTVRLYNDRGSVTLLATINAGQAPKTINCPRSFLTREHIDGDFATISFNDYNQVTRNQCYFDQAVAVEKL is encoded by the coding sequence ATGACCGACATTACTTCCAGCAAATCCCGCGGCTTCACCCGCCGCTCGTTCATCGCGGGCGCCGCGGCCCTCACTGCTGCCGGCGCTTTGTCCGGTTGCTCGGCTACTGCCAAGGGACTCGCCCCGCATGCGGCCGACTCGTCGAAAGCCGGCGTTGAGGAGATCTTCTCAGGTGCGTGCCGCTCTCAGTGCATTCAGGGCTGTTATCTGAACGTGCACGTGCGTGACGGTCAGATTGTGCGCACTACGGCTGGTCGCATCGAGGAAGAGCCGTTCTACGAACATATCTGCCCGAAGGGTTTAAGCCACCCTGCTCGCGTTTACAGCGCCGGGCGCCTGCAATACCCTATGCGCCGTGTGGGCGAGCGTGGTGCTGGTGAATTCGAGCGCATTTCCTGGGATGAGGCCATCAGGGAGATCGCTGACAAATGGAAGGGTTATCGCGAGGAGTTCGGTCCGGAATCCATCGCCTTCTTCATGGGCAGTGGCAACACGGCCGTGCTGGGCGGCGGCACAGCAGACGGGTCGGTCATGCAGCACCTGCAGACCGTCATGGGCGCTTGCAGCGTGCTTCCCGATCGCGACATCGCGTTCCAGTCGGCCATGTCGAAGATGTTCGGTCCTGGCGGTGCGTTCGTGTCCCCCAAAGAATGGAGTGGCGCCAATCATATCGTCATCTGGGGCTGCAACCCCGCCGTTTCCTGCAAGCGCATGATGCACCTCTACCTTGATGCGAAGGAGGCGGGCGCGCAGCTTACCACCATCGATATTCAGTACAACACCAATGTAGCGAAGTCCGATTGGTACGTCCCTGTCCATCCTGCAACCGACGGTGCGCTTGTGTTCGGCATCTTGAGCGAAGTTATTGCCCAGGGCTGGCAGGACTCCGAATTTTTGCGAGCCCATACCGAGGCTCCTTTCCTGGTGAAAGAAGACAACACGTTCTTGCGCATGAGCGATTTGGGTGTTCCGGCTAAGGAGGGCCCGGTGAACGCTATGACGGGCAAACCTACCGTCATTGACCCTGAAGTGGTGTGGGACGAGGCGACACAGTCCGTCAAGCCCTATTCGGAAGCCGAAATGCCTGCGCTCGAGGGTATCCCCGGAGAGGTAGAAGGTTTTAGAATCCGTCCGGTGTGGAGCATGATTCTCGAAGCTATTTCCGCTTGGACACCCGAGCGCGCCTCTGAGACCTGTGGCGTGCCCGTTGAAGACATCAAGCGCCTTGCGCGCATGTATGGCCAGGAGGGCCCCGTGCTCACCGGCATGAACCAGGGCTTGAACCATTACTTCAATGCCATCTACACTTATGATGCCATCTTTGCCCTTATGCTTATCACGGGCAACATAGGCAAGCCTTCTGCAGGCGTCATTTCCGGCGGTGGCAGCTTCGGCATCAGCAACTCAAAGGGCTGCATAAACCAGCCTAGCTCCAAAGGCGAAAAGCCTGCGGGTCCCGGTCGCAATATCAACTGGACTGCGCTGTACGGCATTGTCCATGACCAGGAATTACTGGGCAAACCGTTCCCACTGAAGAGCCTGTACTGCTCGTGCACCAACATCGTGTCGAACCAGACCGAGCAGAACGAGACCATCAAATCGCTGCAGGAGATAGAGTTTTTGGTTGTCCAGGAAATGACCATGAGCGACACGGCCCTGTATGCCGATATCCTGCTGCCAGCTTGCCATTGGTTCGAGTGCGAAGATGTGCGCGTTCGTTCGTACAACATGCCGTACCTTTTGTACAACGACAAGGCGATTGAGCCCCTGTACGAAAGCAAGCCCGACTTCGACATTTACAAGATGATCGGAACTGCCATGGGCTTCGGTGATTTCTTCGACTTCACCGAAAAAGACTATATTTCTCTGTGGCTCGACAGTCCTGTGGCAAAGAAGGAGGGTGTCACATACGAATCGCTTCGCGAGACGAAGATTGCCCGCAATCACCAACTTAAAGACAATCCGCTTCTAGGTGGTAAATTCTTCTACCAGAACGGCCGTGCCAAGCTTTGGACGGAAAAGGTCGTTCCCGAGTATAACCTGGGCCAAGAAGTCGACGAGAGCAAGGAGCACCTGCTTCTGTACTGGGAGCCGGCGCGTGAGGCAAACCTGGAAGCGCCCATTCGCGAGAAGTATCCGTACTCTGTGCTTGGCGAGCATATGCGCACGCGCAACCACACGCAGTGGTGGGATGTGGGCTATATGAAGGAATACGAGAGGCAGCCAGTTGCGCGCTTCAACCCTCATGACGCCAAGGAGCTGGGGATTGCCGAGGGCGATACCGTGCGCCTCTACAATGATAGGGGCTCGGTAACGCTGTTGGCCACCATTAACGCCGGCCAAGCGCCCAAGACCATCAACTGCCCGCGTAGTTTCCTTACGCGCGAGCACATCGATGGAGATTTCGCAACCATCTCGTTTAACGACTACAACCAGGTGACGCGCAATCAGTGCTACTTCGACCAGGCCGTTGCCGTCGAGAAGCTGTAG
- a CDS encoding 4Fe-4S dicluster domain-containing protein translates to MAIDLERCVGCQACATACKIANNLPKDITYNTVYTRTSTNPDDFGTAVVHGATANDNAFGEFPNCMLEFLPVQCQHCDNPPCLSVCPTGATKKRADGIVYVDNSLCIGCRACMMACPYDHVRSMNEGAPEYYLDVVVGEADAPTHEAGTVEKCTFCHNLVDRGEVPACMQLCMGRARFWGDLDDPESDVSKAIEGRSYYKLRESAGTSPNVFYLTK, encoded by the coding sequence ATGGCTATCGACCTTGAGCGCTGCGTTGGCTGCCAAGCATGCGCCACGGCATGTAAGATCGCCAACAATCTGCCCAAGGATATAACCTACAACACGGTGTATACAAGGACGAGCACCAACCCGGACGATTTCGGCACGGCAGTCGTGCATGGCGCTACTGCCAACGATAATGCATTCGGCGAGTTTCCAAACTGCATGCTGGAATTCCTGCCAGTGCAATGCCAGCACTGCGACAATCCCCCGTGCCTGAGCGTATGCCCGACAGGTGCGACGAAGAAACGTGCTGACGGCATCGTATATGTCGACAACTCGCTGTGTATCGGTTGCCGCGCGTGCATGATGGCATGCCCGTACGATCACGTGCGGTCGATGAACGAAGGTGCGCCCGAGTATTATCTCGATGTTGTGGTGGGTGAAGCTGATGCACCGACGCACGAGGCTGGCACGGTGGAAAAGTGCACGTTCTGCCATAACCTGGTCGATCGTGGCGAAGTGCCGGCGTGCATGCAACTGTGCATGGGTCGCGCCCGGTTCTGGGGCGATTTGGACGACCCGGAGTCCGATGTATCGAAAGCCATCGAAGGGCGCAGCTACTACAAGTTGCGCGAATCGGCGGGAACCAGCCCCAATGTGTTCTATCTCACAAAGTAG
- a CDS encoding molecular chaperone: MGEGIEWKLHRAVGLSDLASLLATGFSFPDGKLAQALSDGAFLDDWRASIVDACGRESAGDARLSSRCAVAFAETDEGLLRREYSRLFLAPGVDVPIWPYESPFLHRMVGAEGAPSLFRTRISMDVERCMAAAGVVTVDLCREPVDSVFHEFEFLAHLHACIGEALRVGDGDAEREWRDRLCSFASDHALKWLPAFMQEVADFSRLGEYRAFARLGVRYLGELATETGADIGIVSSASCKG; encoded by the coding sequence ATGGGTGAAGGCATCGAATGGAAGCTTCATCGGGCTGTAGGTTTATCCGACCTCGCATCACTTCTGGCGACTGGCTTCTCCTTTCCGGACGGTAAGCTCGCCCAAGCGCTTTCCGACGGGGCATTTCTCGATGATTGGCGTGCGAGCATCGTCGATGCGTGCGGCAGGGAATCGGCGGGCGATGCGCGCTTGTCAAGTCGCTGTGCTGTGGCTTTCGCTGAAACCGACGAAGGGCTGTTGCGACGCGAGTACAGCCGCCTTTTCCTGGCACCTGGTGTCGACGTGCCGATTTGGCCCTACGAGAGTCCTTTTTTACATCGTATGGTGGGCGCCGAAGGAGCTCCGTCGCTGTTCCGAACTCGCATTTCGATGGACGTCGAGCGCTGCATGGCAGCAGCGGGCGTGGTCACGGTCGATCTGTGCCGAGAACCTGTCGACAGCGTATTCCACGAATTCGAGTTTCTGGCGCATCTACACGCTTGTATCGGCGAGGCGCTTCGAGTTGGAGACGGTGACGCCGAGAGGGAATGGCGCGACCGTCTGTGCTCGTTTGCCAGCGATCATGCTTTGAAGTGGCTTCCTGCTTTCATGCAGGAAGTGGCGGACTTCAGCCGCTTGGGAGAATATCGTGCATTTGCCCGTTTGGGTGTGCGCTATTTGGGTGAACTGGCGACCGAAACGGGAGCCGATATTGGAATTGTGAGCTCTGCGTCCTGCAAGGGGTGA
- a CDS encoding ferric reductase-like transmembrane domain-containing protein gives MTFLIVFACTAAAAFLLKPAIKKVPVAWYVSAGILMVLYVAGLQGWLPLPAPVRSVLFLLLQKGTLAVALFAVVMFIGALPRDSGPRKHLMPIRAELSVIACILVCGHIVAYCLSYVPRMMGAGGVNPFVAVGLAVAAAITVLLVVLGVTSFNSVKARMSKQIWVKVQKWAYVFFGLTYVHVLAMLLPSALGGGAAAVQSVAAYTVVFGAYAVLRVARAKRESGGCIKDPRSQARQVTAS, from the coding sequence ATGACGTTTCTGATCGTGTTCGCATGTACGGCAGCGGCGGCGTTTCTGCTGAAACCGGCCATCAAAAAGGTGCCGGTGGCGTGGTACGTGTCGGCAGGCATCCTGATGGTGCTCTACGTTGCGGGGCTGCAGGGCTGGCTGCCGTTGCCGGCTCCGGTTCGCAGCGTGCTGTTCCTGCTGCTGCAAAAGGGCACCCTTGCGGTTGCGCTGTTCGCGGTGGTGATGTTCATCGGCGCGCTCCCGCGCGATTCGGGGCCGCGCAAGCATCTCATGCCCATCCGTGCCGAGCTTTCCGTCATCGCATGCATCCTGGTATGCGGGCATATCGTCGCGTACTGCCTGTCGTACGTGCCGCGCATGATGGGGGCGGGTGGCGTTAACCCCTTCGTCGCCGTCGGGTTGGCGGTGGCAGCGGCTATCACCGTGCTGCTAGTCGTGCTGGGCGTCACGTCGTTCAATTCCGTGAAGGCGCGTATGAGCAAGCAGATATGGGTCAAGGTGCAGAAGTGGGCTTACGTGTTCTTCGGCTTGACGTACGTGCACGTGCTGGCCATGCTCCTGCCGAGCGCTCTCGGTGGTGGCGCTGCAGCCGTGCAGAGCGTGGCGGCTTACACGGTCGTGTTCGGCGCGTACGCCGTGTTGCGCGTGGCTCGCGCCAAGCGGGAATCAGGGGGCTGTATCAAAGACCCCAGATCGCAAGCCCGACAGGTGACCGCCTCGTAG